The segment TCAGCACTTCGACCCGCGTCAGGTGCAGGTCAGTACACTGCTGTCGATTAAAACCGGGGCCTGCCCGGAGGATTGCAAATATTGCCCGCAGAGCGCGCGGTACAAAACCGGGCTGGAGTCCGAACGGCTGATGGAAGTGGAGGAGGTGCTGAGCTCCGCGCGTAAGGCGAAGGCCGCCGGCTCCGATCGCTTCTGTATGGGGGCCGCCTGGAAAAACCCCAACGACCGCGATATGCCTTACCTTGAGCAGATGGTAAAAGGCGTGAAGGCGATGGGGCTGGAAACCTGTATGACGCTGGGCATGCTGAGCGACGGACAGGCGCAGCGTCTGGCAGAGGCGGGGCTGGATTTCTACAACCATAACCTGGACACCTCCCCGGAGTTTTATGGCAGCGTCATCACCACCCGCAGCTATCAGGAACGTCTGGATACGCTGGGCAAAGTCCGCGATGCCGGAATTAAGGTCTGCTCCGGGGGCATTGTCGGGCTGGGTGAAACCGTCAGCGACCGCGCCGGGCTGCTGGTTCAGCTGGCAAATC is part of the Erwinia sp. HDF1-3R genome and harbors:
- the bioB gene encoding biotin synthase BioB, with translation MATRWTVSQAQALFNKPFLELMFEAQQVHRQHFDPRQVQVSTLLSIKTGACPEDCKYCPQSARYKTGLESERLMEVEEVLSSARKAKAAGSDRFCMGAAWKNPNDRDMPYLEQMVKGVKAMGLETCMTLGMLSDGQAQRLAEAGLDFYNHNLDTSPEFYGSVITTRSYQERLDTLGKVRDAGIKVCSGGIVGLGETVSDRAGLLVQLANLPTPPESVPINMLVKVKGTPMADNDDVDPFDFIRTIAVARIMMPASHVRLSAGREQMSEQTQAMCFMAGANSIFYGCKLLTTPNPEEDKDMLLFRKLGLNPQHTTTEAGDNEQQQSLAGQLLNADTEQFYNAAV